In a single window of the Aminomonas paucivorans DSM 12260 genome:
- a CDS encoding YkvA family protein, protein MVQMDQVYEYGRHYDDEAFGEKVWRVARILGRKGLVEALTLFYALKDPDTPARARGLILGTLGYFVFPFDALPDLVPFVGYTDDLALLGVCLGVVAMHVKEEHRHQAETTVREWLG, encoded by the coding sequence ATGGTTCAGATGGATCAGGTGTATGAATACGGACGCCATTACGACGACGAAGCCTTTGGGGAGAAGGTTTGGCGCGTGGCGCGAATCCTGGGTCGAAAGGGGCTTGTGGAGGCGCTGACGCTTTTCTATGCCCTGAAGGACCCGGACACTCCTGCCCGGGCCAGAGGGCTCATCCTGGGAACCCTGGGGTATTTCGTCTTTCCCTTCGACGCTTTGCCGGATCTGGTGCCCTTCGTGGGATACACGGACGACCTGGCCCTGCTGGGGGTTTGCCTGGGGGTGGTGGCGATGCACGTGAAGGAGGAGCATCGCCACCAGGCGGAGACTACGGTTCGGGAGTGGTTGGGTTGA
- a CDS encoding IS5 family transposase, translating to MRQGKLFFEEMAYQRLDKGKDPLVTLAETVDWRIFEEPLRAFRESLRTTGSPAGRKPFDPLLMFKILVLGSLYNLSDDAMEYQIRDRLSFQRFCGLSLEDRVPDAKTLWLFREQLTQAGLVEFLFARFDEALRQMGLEARKGQIVDASLVSVPIQRNSREENRQIREGNPPQEWSETKVRQKDTEARWTVKNGKSTFGYKNHIEADVSCKLIRRYAVTPASVHDSQVFKELLDLGNTSKDVWADSAYRSASHLEYLRQEGYREHIQRKGTSGHPLTGWEKQGNRTRSRTRSRVEHIWFLIIPYGLLPGAQETAVAS from the coding sequence ATGCGCCAGGGGAAATTGTTCTTCGAAGAGATGGCCTACCAACGACTGGACAAGGGCAAGGATCCCTTGGTGACCCTTGCGGAGACGGTGGACTGGCGCATCTTCGAGGAACCCCTTCGGGCCTTCCGGGAGAGTCTGCGTACCACCGGCTCCCCTGCGGGTCGCAAGCCCTTCGACCCCCTGCTGATGTTCAAGATTCTGGTGCTTGGGTCTTTGTACAACCTGTCGGATGACGCCATGGAATACCAGATCCGGGATCGTCTCTCCTTTCAGCGCTTCTGCGGTCTTTCCCTGGAGGACCGGGTCCCCGATGCCAAGACGCTGTGGCTGTTTCGGGAACAGCTGACCCAGGCGGGTCTGGTGGAATTCCTCTTCGCCCGGTTCGATGAAGCCCTTCGCCAGATGGGGCTGGAGGCCCGGAAGGGACAGATCGTGGATGCCTCTCTTGTCAGCGTCCCCATCCAGAGGAACAGCCGGGAGGAGAACCGACAGATCCGGGAAGGCAACCCGCCCCAGGAATGGAGCGAAACCAAGGTTCGCCAGAAGGACACCGAAGCGAGATGGACCGTGAAGAACGGCAAGAGCACCTTCGGGTACAAGAACCACATCGAGGCGGACGTCTCCTGCAAACTCATCCGGCGCTATGCCGTCACCCCCGCCTCGGTGCACGACAGCCAGGTTTTCAAGGAACTACTGGATCTCGGGAACACCAGCAAAGACGTCTGGGCAGACTCGGCTTATCGTTCCGCTTCCCACCTGGAGTACCTGCGCCAGGAGGGGTACCGGGAGCACATCCAGAGGAAGGGGACCTCGGGGCACCCCCTGACCGGATGGGAGAAACAGGGCAACCGCACCCGATCTCGAACCCGCAGCCGGGTGGAACACATCTGGTTCCTCATCATCCCGTATGGGCTGCTTCCCGGGGCCCAGGAAACCGCAGTTGCATCTTAG
- a CDS encoding DUF3944 domain-containing protein has protein sequence MPYIDDPDLEFLGKLSSAELEDIFRCIVYDKDNTKRWTESLTSSEEFKMFNPDHCQYWREIAGEIQRFGANTICTVLRGGKGVVYREVLTDVCDKLKVNYNKNASTERIEFCMFEKVLCDAMEKMTDEDLAEAAKSFGFRDYAHAPKEVLIALIQGIIRAGGFKSYQVILVIANALMRAIAGRGLSFALNAALSRAVSLFAGPVGWIITAIWALVDIAGPAYRVTIPLVIEVATLRQYVKMKNEGVDLL, from the coding sequence GTGCCATATATAGATGATCCGGATCTGGAGTTTCTGGGGAAACTGAGTTCTGCGGAATTGGAGGATATTTTTCGTTGCATCGTGTATGACAAAGATAACACCAAAAGATGGACAGAAAGCCTCACTTCTTCGGAAGAGTTTAAAATGTTCAATCCGGATCATTGTCAATACTGGCGGGAGATTGCGGGAGAGATTCAGCGTTTTGGGGCAAATACAATCTGTACGGTTTTACGTGGCGGAAAGGGTGTTGTGTACAGGGAGGTATTAACTGATGTTTGTGACAAATTAAAGGTAAATTATAATAAGAATGCATCAACCGAACGCATAGAATTCTGTATGTTCGAAAAGGTGCTATGTGATGCTATGGAAAAAATGACAGATGAGGATTTGGCGGAAGCCGCTAAGTCATTCGGTTTCCGGGACTATGCCCATGCCCCAAAAGAAGTATTAATAGCGTTAATTCAGGGAATAATCAGGGCTGGCGGGTTTAAGTCGTACCAAGTGATACTTGTTATTGCAAATGCTTTGATGAGAGCGATAGCCGGCAGGGGCCTTTCTTTTGCGCTAAACGCGGCGCTCTCAAGGGCAGTTTCTCTGTTTGCTGGGCCTGTTGGCTGGATCATTACGGCTATTTGGGCCTTGGTAGATATTGCGGGGCCAGCATATAGGGTCACGATTCCTTTGGTTATCGAGGTCGCGACATTGAGGCAATATGTCAAAATGAAAAACGAAGGGGTTGATCTGCTATAG